In Bacteroidia bacterium, a genomic segment contains:
- a CDS encoding sugar phosphate isomerase/epimerase, with the protein MQLSIHNWMRAESLETTLRRISSLGYHSIEISGEPDRYDTKEVRQLLKKYNLTCWGSVTLMLEQRNLVAKDPAQRQMSVQYVKDIVTMVKELDGYMVSVVPGTVGKIVPDGRPEEEWQWAVEGMQEICHFADSAGVRIGIEPINRFETYFINRGDQALALAEAAGSSCGVCLDIFHMNLEESDPYAMIKRAASRLVGFHVADNNRFAPGMGTLDWPRIVSTLKSVGYDGALSVEFSPPVDRTPANPHKDSIDTNPEGLSPEHKKFLEDHGSSILSEEFYTMLTRKSIETLSPLI; encoded by the coding sequence ATGCAGCTATCTATTCATAACTGGATGCGGGCCGAATCACTGGAAACCACCCTGCGAAGAATTTCCTCCCTGGGATATCACAGCATAGAAATCTCCGGAGAACCGGATCGGTACGACACAAAGGAAGTTCGCCAGCTTCTGAAAAAATATAACCTTACCTGCTGGGGGTCAGTAACGCTGATGCTGGAACAGCGAAACCTTGTAGCCAAAGATCCCGCCCAACGCCAGATGTCGGTTCAATATGTGAAAGATATTGTCACGATGGTAAAAGAACTCGATGGGTATATGGTATCTGTTGTTCCGGGTACGGTAGGAAAAATCGTTCCTGACGGTCGTCCGGAAGAGGAATGGCAGTGGGCGGTGGAAGGAATGCAGGAGATCTGCCATTTTGCAGATTCGGCAGGCGTAAGGATCGGTATTGAGCCCATCAATCGCTTTGAAACTTACTTTATCAACCGCGGAGATCAGGCACTGGCACTGGCTGAGGCTGCCGGTTCCAGTTGCGGGGTATGTCTCGATATTTTCCACATGAATCTGGAGGAAAGTGACCCCTATGCCATGATAAAAAGAGCCGCCAGCCGGCTGGTTGGATTTCATGTAGCCGACAACAACCGCTTTGCTCCCGGTATGGGAACCCTCGACTGGCCCAGGATTGTAAGCACCCTTAAATCCGTCGGATATGATGGCGCACTCTCCGTGGAGTTTTCGCCGCCAGTAGATCGCACACCAGCCAATCCCCACAAAGACTCGATTGATACAAATCCCGAAGGCCTCAGCCCCGAACACAAAAAATTCCTTGAGGACCACGGAAGTTCTATACTTAGTGAAGAATTTTATACCATGCTTACCCGCAAATCCATCGAAACCCTTTCACCCCTGATTTGA
- a CDS encoding pyridoxal-dependent decarboxylase, with amino-acid sequence MQIPLLDFSSEERNELMHTLIQRLESYYAHTKSLAVAPVLDRETIIQAARKFDFNHPVNPREALLDIIGSLEKFTVHTSHPAYFGLFNPRSNFAGIMADLISAAFNIQLAAWSHAPFAAEAENYLIQVFGEKFGYAPGSIDGVFATGGAEANQTAVLCALNHHFPEFASAGLRGMARQPMIYCSAEAHHSIVKAARTSGLGSGAVRSIPVAGDLRMDLQILENAIIEDIRNGKIPFMVTGTAGTTGPGAIDDLPAISAICKKYNLWFHVDAAYGGAVVVHPVFKKWLKGIEESQSVTFDIHKWLSVPMACSMFITSQKDILSQTFSISTGYMPRDANRLPVTDPFTHSIQWSRRFIGFKLYLSMVMFGWEGYAQTIEHQIHMGNYLRQQLLDSGWVIKNHSMLPIVCFADMAREEEEGFVSRVCEFVVKSGKAWISVFPVKGRSCLRACITNYGTTETEIRELIQLLHEARAEVGKGY; translated from the coding sequence ATGCAGATACCCCTTCTTGATTTTTCCAGTGAGGAGCGCAACGAACTGATGCACACACTGATTCAGAGACTGGAAAGTTATTATGCCCATACCAAAAGCCTGGCGGTTGCTCCTGTACTTGATCGGGAAACGATCATCCAGGCTGCAAGGAAGTTTGATTTTAATCACCCGGTCAACCCTCGGGAAGCACTTCTGGATATCATTGGTTCGCTGGAAAAATTTACTGTACATACCTCCCACCCCGCTTATTTCGGGCTATTCAACCCCAGATCCAATTTTGCGGGTATCATGGCTGATCTCATTTCTGCGGCTTTTAATATACAATTGGCGGCATGGAGTCATGCACCTTTTGCTGCTGAAGCTGAGAATTATCTGATCCAGGTGTTTGGCGAGAAATTTGGCTATGCCCCCGGAAGTATTGACGGGGTTTTTGCTACAGGAGGTGCGGAAGCCAACCAAACTGCTGTTCTTTGCGCACTCAACCATCACTTCCCTGAATTTGCGTCAGCAGGACTGAGGGGTATGGCCCGGCAACCTATGATATACTGTTCGGCAGAAGCGCATCATTCTATAGTAAAAGCTGCACGTACTTCCGGACTTGGATCCGGGGCAGTAAGAAGTATTCCTGTGGCCGGGGATCTCCGAATGGATCTGCAAATATTGGAAAACGCCATCATCGAGGATATCCGGAACGGAAAAATACCTTTTATGGTGACCGGGACCGCGGGAACCACAGGCCCAGGGGCCATCGATGATTTACCCGCCATTTCAGCCATTTGCAAAAAATATAATCTTTGGTTCCATGTCGATGCAGCCTATGGAGGTGCGGTTGTGGTGCATCCTGTTTTCAAAAAATGGCTGAAGGGTATCGAAGAAAGTCAGTCGGTTACCTTTGACATTCACAAATGGCTTTCGGTACCCATGGCTTGCAGCATGTTTATTACCAGTCAAAAAGATATCTTATCACAGACTTTTTCCATTTCTACCGGATATATGCCCCGGGATGCAAACAGGCTTCCGGTAACAGACCCTTTTACGCATTCCATTCAATGGTCAAGAAGATTTATTGGGTTTAAACTGTATCTGTCAATGGTTATGTTTGGCTGGGAAGGTTATGCCCAAACCATAGAACATCAGATCCACATGGGCAACTATCTCAGACAACAGTTGTTGGACTCCGGATGGGTAATAAAAAATCATTCTATGCTGCCTATTGTCTGCTTTGCCGACATGGCGCGTGAAGAAGAAGAGGGCTTTGTTTCCCGGGTTTGTGAATTTGTGGTAAAGTCGGGCAAAGCGTGGATTTCCGTTTTTCCGGTCAAAGGTCGTTCCTGCCTTCGCGCATGTATTACCAATTACGGTACAACGGAAACTGAAATCCGGGAGTTGATCCAGTTGCTACATGAGGCCAGAGCAGAAGTCGGCAAAGGGTATTAA
- a CDS encoding DUF1592 domain-containing protein has protein sequence MLPQSLLKHFCAFAVLIIVAAGILQADTDEDRRFRRVVKPILVKHCQSCHNALDKKAGINFEDYVWVHQVVRNGNMFIKLMEEVETGQMPPKHKPRLEQAEKDTLITYINRYLEDALNDADPGLIPPRRLSNREYKYSIYDLLGVKLPVDSIFPTDPSGGGGFDNQGGTLFINTLLMEKYYDAAELAIETFSRDNEKWNQWVPAFQKPVGYALKSWWVKLWTGRDLSDEVIATAGRKAIVPFATRAFRRFLTSAEEDRLIGFFEEVYSTAKESPYETAVKETMKLILISHQFLLRTETDPLMKGPYAVTNFELATRLSYFLWSSLPDEILLEAAYRQDLHDPEVLTGQVLRMLRDPKSFRMAESFSTQWLETSRMEDPSFSMDPEMFPEFDPVLKKVMNQEVAMYFHYVLTESENFLDLLDSDYTFLNERLAEHYCIEGVKGDEMRKVVLHNRERGGLTGMAAVLTTTSLPHRTSPVLRGKWILEQILGTPAKPPPPNVPELEAAKKAGNELTVRQLMTLHASDPACSSCHQEMDPLGFGMENYDPIGRWRDSYETGALDATGVLKTGEKFEGPVELKQILLKDKALFAKNLSEKMISFSLGRSIQFKDKRTIDHLRETLLETDFNTTAFIRELVLSFPFRYKISDPIEKEY, from the coding sequence ATGCTCCCTCAATCGTTGCTAAAACATTTCTGTGCGTTTGCTGTGCTGATAATTGTCGCCGCAGGTATTCTGCAGGCAGATACAGACGAGGACCGTCGTTTTCGAAGGGTCGTCAAACCTATCCTTGTCAAACATTGCCAAAGCTGCCACAATGCCCTGGATAAAAAAGCCGGGATCAACTTTGAGGATTATGTCTGGGTGCACCAGGTTGTCAGAAATGGCAACATGTTTATTAAGTTGATGGAGGAAGTCGAAACCGGTCAAATGCCGCCCAAACACAAACCGCGTCTGGAGCAAGCTGAAAAAGATACCCTCATCACTTATATCAACCGCTATCTGGAAGATGCGCTAAATGACGCCGATCCGGGTCTGATTCCGCCTCGTCGTCTGAGCAACCGGGAGTATAAGTATTCAATATATGACTTGCTGGGGGTGAAATTGCCAGTAGATTCGATTTTTCCTACCGATCCTTCCGGCGGCGGCGGATTTGATAACCAGGGAGGGACTTTATTCATCAATACCCTCCTGATGGAAAAATATTATGATGCCGCCGAACTTGCTATTGAGACATTTAGCCGGGACAATGAAAAGTGGAACCAGTGGGTTCCTGCCTTTCAAAAGCCGGTGGGATATGCCCTGAAATCGTGGTGGGTAAAACTCTGGACCGGAAGAGATCTGAGCGATGAAGTTATTGCCACAGCTGGCCGAAAAGCAATTGTTCCCTTTGCCACCCGTGCTTTCAGGCGGTTTCTTACCTCGGCAGAAGAAGACAGGTTGATTGGATTTTTCGAGGAAGTCTATAGTACGGCAAAGGAGTCGCCCTATGAAACTGCGGTAAAAGAGACCATGAAGTTGATTTTAATCTCCCATCAATTTCTTCTCCGCACCGAAACTGACCCCTTGATGAAAGGGCCTTATGCCGTTACCAATTTTGAACTGGCTACCCGCCTTTCCTATTTTCTCTGGTCAAGTCTGCCCGACGAAATCCTCCTGGAAGCGGCTTACCGTCAGGATTTACACGATCCGGAAGTATTGACAGGCCAGGTGTTACGGATGCTCCGCGACCCCAAATCTTTCCGTATGGCCGAGAGTTTCTCGACCCAATGGCTGGAAACCAGCCGGATGGAAGATCCTTCCTTTAGCATGGACCCGGAAATGTTTCCGGAGTTTGACCCGGTACTTAAGAAGGTGATGAACCAGGAGGTGGCTATGTATTTCCACTATGTGCTGACTGAAAGTGAAAATTTCCTGGACCTGCTAGACAGCGACTATACTTTTTTGAATGAAAGGCTGGCGGAACATTACTGCATAGAGGGGGTAAAAGGCGACGAAATGCGGAAGGTGGTGCTTCACAATCGCGAAAGAGGCGGTCTGACTGGTATGGCAGCCGTACTTACCACTACCTCCCTCCCTCATCGCACCAGCCCGGTGCTTCGGGGTAAATGGATTTTGGAACAGATACTCGGCACGCCGGCCAAACCACCACCACCCAATGTACCGGAGCTGGAAGCCGCAAAAAAAGCAGGCAACGAGCTTACCGTCAGACAGCTCATGACTTTACATGCCTCGGACCCTGCATGTAGCTCCTGCCATCAGGAAATGGATCCTTTGGGTTTCGGCATGGAAAACTACGACCCCATCGGAAGGTGGCGGGACAGCTATGAAACCGGCGCACTGGATGCCACAGGTGTTCTAAAAACCGGAGAAAAATTCGAAGGCCCCGTCGAGCTCAAACAAATTCTGCTGAAGGATAAAGCACTTTTTGCCAAAAACCTTTCCGAAAAGATGATCTCATTTTCGCTGGGCCGGTCGATACAGTTTAAAGACAAACGTACGATCGATCATCTCAGGGAAACTTTACTGGAAACGGATTTTAATACAACCGCTTTTATACGTGAACTGGTTTTAAGCTTTCCTTTCCGATACAAAATTTCAGACCCCATTGAAAAAGAGTACTAA
- a CDS encoding DUF1552 domain-containing protein: MSNKSWQLSRRRALKGMGACIALPFLEAMIPTGLNARSFFEKQRPIRSAFLFMPNGVHPHNWSPEGVGRNFKLSPVLQPLSPVKDDILVLGELFNKNSDTKQDGHYTKTANFLTCMKIQKTTGADINSGGMSVDQMIAGQVGGQTAFPSLEYALDGFKSGVDVNVGFTRLYGSAISWRSATQPNPKEIEPRQAFDRLFRNFVPGKPVKQENPWKKSVLDIVKDDADAMKRNLGAADQNKLSEYMEAIRSIEMRIENTPDLRDFEARLPKEVKQEILRMDERIEDYIALTEGIDITEKTRLLLDIIVLAFWSDISRVATFMFGNSVSTRNFSFLEGVNGNHHSISHHGNIPEMMAQYEIISTWHIQQYGYLLEKLKAIPEGDGTLLDNSMIVFGSGLRDGNRHSPVNLPIVVGGKGGGALKTGRNINFPEKTPLANLYLTMMNVLGMEKENFADATGELCELYG; this comes from the coding sequence ATGAGCAATAAATCCTGGCAACTCTCCCGCCGCAGGGCGCTGAAAGGTATGGGCGCCTGTATTGCCTTACCTTTCCTTGAAGCAATGATCCCCACAGGATTAAATGCCCGTTCTTTCTTTGAAAAACAACGGCCCATTCGTTCGGCTTTTTTGTTTATGCCAAATGGTGTGCACCCTCATAACTGGTCTCCGGAAGGTGTCGGGCGAAACTTTAAACTTTCACCTGTACTTCAGCCGCTTTCTCCGGTGAAAGATGACATCCTGGTACTGGGCGAACTGTTCAACAAAAATTCCGATACCAAGCAGGATGGGCATTACACCAAAACCGCCAATTTCCTCACCTGTATGAAAATTCAGAAAACAACAGGTGCCGATATTAATAGCGGAGGTATGTCTGTGGATCAGATGATCGCCGGCCAGGTAGGAGGCCAAACCGCTTTCCCTTCCCTGGAATATGCATTGGATGGGTTTAAGAGCGGGGTAGATGTGAATGTGGGATTTACCCGCTTATACGGTTCTGCGATTTCCTGGCGAAGTGCCACCCAGCCCAATCCTAAAGAAATCGAACCAAGACAGGCCTTTGACCGTCTCTTTCGGAATTTTGTTCCCGGAAAACCTGTAAAGCAGGAAAATCCCTGGAAAAAAAGTGTACTGGACATCGTCAAAGATGATGCAGATGCCATGAAACGAAATCTGGGCGCTGCAGACCAGAATAAGTTGTCGGAGTATATGGAAGCCATCCGGTCGATTGAAATGCGTATTGAAAACACGCCTGATTTGCGTGATTTTGAGGCCAGACTTCCCAAAGAAGTCAAGCAGGAAATTCTCAGAATGGATGAACGCATCGAAGATTATATCGCATTGACGGAGGGAATTGATATTACGGAAAAAACCCGGCTGCTTTTAGACATTATTGTTCTGGCTTTTTGGAGTGATATTTCACGGGTAGCGACCTTTATGTTTGGCAACTCTGTCAGTACGCGCAATTTTTCCTTCCTCGAAGGTGTAAATGGCAATCACCACTCCATTTCCCACCACGGCAATATTCCGGAAATGATGGCGCAGTATGAAATTATTTCCACCTGGCATATTCAACAATACGGATATTTGCTCGAAAAACTGAAAGCAATCCCTGAAGGAGATGGCACCTTACTTGACAATTCGATGATTGTCTTTGGTTCTGGTCTTCGTGATGGCAACCGGCATTCTCCGGTAAATTTGCCTATTGTGGTTGGTGGCAAAGGAGGCGGTGCTTTAAAGACTGGCAGGAATATCAATTTTCCCGAAAAAACCCCTCTGGCTAATCTATATCTTACAATGATGAACGTACTGGGCATGGAAAAAGAAAATTTTGCCGATGCTACAGGAGAACTATGTGAACTCTATGGTTAA
- a CDS encoding DUF2231 domain-containing protein, with product MVNFRRFLFAGGLMAALLAMAIPFLPHELPSEGLAAFIGRFHPLIVHFPIVLILLPLALEALIYFGKNESLTSYRPWMMAIAVASAIGAVLAGYFLYATGGYEGELVNDHLWGGVSVILLLLIASVFLRQNKEGTSIYYKLYVLFLLVANGWLIYTGHLGGSLTHGEDYLTEVFPFFRPEAPIVQKPQEELLVYQDILQPVFEVKCISCHNKNKKKGGLIMTSFAALQEGGKSEKTSVTPGDLTKSELFARITLAETEDEHMPPSGKPQMNESEVALLKWWIESGADPEQKLGELSQGSEIAMAVDKLLPEIGRVQVIQMEKKAERDKLQKKIQPIADAYGMILIPDPDDSLHFALSMKIPPSKISDNMLADIQPYAEAFSRISLVSAEVTDEGLYYLSRMPNLKTLILAGTCVKGEGLTYLTALSNLEILNLSHTDISDEDVLKISEMPALKKVFLLDTRVGENMIFALDAFLENVEVKAEEGQLY from the coding sequence ATGGTTAATTTTCGGCGTTTTCTTTTCGCAGGAGGGTTGATGGCGGCACTGCTTGCCATGGCGATTCCTTTTTTGCCACACGAACTCCCGTCGGAGGGGCTGGCAGCATTTATCGGGCGATTTCACCCGCTGATTGTTCATTTTCCTATTGTGCTGATCCTGCTTCCGCTTGCATTGGAGGCGCTCATTTATTTTGGGAAAAATGAATCCCTCACCTCCTATCGGCCCTGGATGATGGCAATTGCGGTAGCTTCAGCTATCGGGGCTGTTTTAGCCGGATACTTTCTCTATGCAACAGGAGGCTATGAAGGCGAACTGGTAAATGATCACCTTTGGGGGGGAGTAAGTGTAATCTTACTTTTGCTTATTGCCTCGGTTTTTTTGCGGCAGAATAAAGAAGGTACATCCATCTACTACAAACTATATGTCCTTTTTCTGTTGGTCGCCAACGGCTGGCTGATTTATACCGGTCATTTGGGCGGAAGTCTGACCCATGGGGAAGATTACCTCACCGAGGTTTTTCCCTTCTTCAGGCCGGAGGCTCCCATTGTGCAAAAACCTCAGGAAGAATTGCTCGTGTACCAGGATATCCTGCAACCTGTATTTGAGGTGAAGTGTATCAGTTGCCACAATAAAAACAAGAAAAAAGGCGGCCTGATCATGACCTCTTTTGCGGCCCTTCAGGAAGGAGGAAAAAGTGAGAAAACTTCGGTTACTCCCGGTGATCTCACCAAAAGTGAGCTATTCGCCCGCATTACCCTCGCGGAAACGGAAGATGAACATATGCCCCCTTCGGGAAAACCACAGATGAATGAATCCGAAGTAGCATTACTCAAGTGGTGGATTGAAAGTGGTGCTGATCCCGAACAAAAGCTGGGAGAACTATCTCAAGGCTCTGAGATTGCGATGGCCGTTGATAAGTTGCTCCCCGAAATTGGCCGGGTACAGGTCATTCAGATGGAAAAGAAAGCGGAACGGGACAAGCTTCAAAAGAAAATCCAACCCATTGCAGACGCCTATGGAATGATACTGATCCCTGATCCGGACGACAGTCTGCATTTTGCCCTTTCAATGAAAATTCCTCCATCAAAAATCTCGGACAATATGCTGGCGGATATTCAGCCCTATGCAGAAGCATTTTCTCGCATCTCCCTGGTCTCAGCCGAAGTTACAGACGAAGGCCTGTATTATCTCAGCCGAATGCCCAACCTTAAAACATTGATATTGGCAGGAACCTGTGTGAAAGGTGAAGGGCTTACCTATCTCACAGCATTATCCAACCTTGAGATACTTAACCTTTCCCATACAGATATCAGTGATGAGGATGTGCTGAAAATATCTGAAATGCCAGCATTGAAAAAGGTATTTCTACTCGATACCAGGGTAGGAGAGAACATGATATTTGCACTTGACGCTTTCCTTGAAAATGTGGAAGTAAAAGCGGAAGAAGGACAACTTTATTGA
- a CDS encoding DUF4230 domain-containing protein: MAKKPFFSHEDQDKSRSVPGDNPTPPPADPEQVQTNLLEQIKNLLARPVVISGTGDEKSDKGDVGSAIVMGILLLGILVLGFFLIKPLFAPKPVNPAYAKVEAIKRIKELTLVKHHYETILPITKGNKEKLQFLIVAPSEVRGFVDLSKLRYSINPDSLILITLPEPEISQTIISVRNTKEYTFQRSFWGQMKEKFDPKSNYLEAYDKIRTALDSASLDVHRRAIINGILDDTEDKAEEYITNMVNNLGYRVEFVKSDQPVAMQPDSLEKMYQQIFSITDPEQRKALEKKYFRFLPAMRPFGGR; the protein is encoded by the coding sequence ATGGCAAAGAAACCATTTTTTAGTCACGAGGATCAGGATAAGTCAAGGTCGGTTCCCGGGGACAATCCCACGCCGCCACCTGCTGACCCGGAGCAGGTGCAGACCAATTTACTGGAGCAGATAAAAAACTTGCTTGCGCGACCTGTGGTCATAAGTGGTACGGGAGATGAAAAAAGCGATAAAGGAGATGTGGGGTCTGCCATCGTTATGGGGATCCTCTTGCTGGGCATTCTGGTGCTGGGATTTTTCCTGATAAAACCGCTGTTTGCCCCCAAACCCGTAAACCCCGCCTATGCCAAGGTAGAGGCTATTAAGCGAATTAAGGAGCTGACACTGGTCAAACATCATTATGAGACGATTCTGCCGATTACAAAAGGTAATAAAGAAAAACTACAGTTTCTGATTGTCGCCCCATCTGAAGTGCGCGGGTTTGTTGATCTCAGCAAACTTCGCTATTCCATCAACCCTGACAGCCTGATTCTGATTACGCTGCCGGAACCAGAAATTTCCCAAACCATTATCAGTGTCCGGAATACCAAAGAGTATACATTCCAGCGTTCTTTCTGGGGACAAATGAAGGAAAAATTTGACCCTAAATCGAATTATCTGGAAGCGTATGATAAAATACGAACGGCACTGGACAGTGCCAGTTTGGATGTACATCGAAGGGCAATTATCAATGGAATTCTTGATGATACAGAAGATAAAGCGGAAGAATATATTACCAATATGGTAAATAATCTTGGCTACCGGGTAGAATTTGTTAAGTCCGATCAACCTGTCGCTATGCAGCCGGATAGTCTCGAAAAAATGTATCAGCAAATTTTTTCGATCACCGATCCTGAGCAGCGAAAAGCGCTGGAGAAAAAGTATTTCAGATTCTTACCCGCTATGCGGCCATTTGGCGGTCGTTAA
- a CDS encoding NifU family protein: MIYTEITPNPASLKFVVDWTLLPNGSADFPDVSATEDAPIARKLFDFKFVERVFIGSNFITITKSADFQWEELIPVIKDFIKAFFAQGLTPLTGKYEEMMVPAADPDDDEVTTKIKSYLESHVRPAVAMDGGDIIFDSFDEGILKLRLQGSCSGCPSSTITLKKGIEGLLTRMVPEVKSVEAV; this comes from the coding sequence ATGATCTATACAGAAATCACTCCCAATCCTGCCTCTCTCAAATTTGTTGTGGATTGGACCTTATTGCCCAATGGCTCTGCCGATTTTCCGGATGTATCTGCTACAGAAGATGCGCCCATCGCCCGGAAATTGTTTGACTTTAAGTTTGTGGAGCGGGTGTTTATTGGTTCCAATTTTATTACTATCACAAAAAGTGCTGATTTTCAGTGGGAAGAGTTGATTCCTGTCATCAAAGATTTTATTAAGGCATTTTTTGCACAGGGACTTACGCCGCTTACCGGTAAATATGAGGAAATGATGGTTCCCGCAGCTGATCCTGATGATGATGAAGTTACGACCAAAATCAAATCATACCTGGAAAGTCACGTTCGTCCGGCTGTCGCTATGGACGGCGGAGACATCATTTTTGATTCCTTTGACGAAGGGATTCTGAAACTTCGCCTGCAGGGGAGCTGTTCCGGTTGCCCGTCTTCAACCATTACCCTTAAAAAGGGAATCGAAGGATTATTGACCCGAATGGTTCCTGAAGTTAAATCTGTAGAAGCTGTATAG
- a CDS encoding NAD(P)/FAD-dependent oxidoreductase — MLNSPVIIVGGGLSGLITAILLREKGIPVTLIEKKNWPFHRVCGEYISNEVLPLLQKLGVDPFSHGAVSIHRFKLSSPDGFVSQTPLPLGGFGISRFTLDHALVRKGEALGVEFLPGTEVASVNAIGDGFEVVTRSGEKRVSPVVLGAFGKRSGLDRVLDRPFFRKRSPYLGIKYHMNWDVADDLVELHTFRGGYCGVSRVEEGRTNVCYMMERSVFKAAGGMEGAEKKVLGQNPWLREVFENGKRLFDKPITINEISFAPKSRVTDGIIMIGDAAGMITPLCGNGMAMAIRSGWMAAPWVEKFIRQKINRQQMIEGYSKEWNEEFRMRMWLGRRLQSVFGNPSLTNLSVRFLAKQPDLLQSIVRQTHGKPFGNENKEYATFPYSAPV; from the coding sequence GTGTTAAATTCTCCTGTAATCATTGTCGGTGGAGGTCTTTCCGGGCTTATAACAGCCATTCTCCTTCGGGAAAAAGGAATCCCTGTAACCTTAATAGAGAAAAAAAACTGGCCCTTTCACCGGGTTTGCGGCGAATATATTTCCAATGAGGTACTACCGCTTCTCCAAAAACTGGGCGTTGATCCTTTTTCTCATGGGGCAGTCAGCATTCATCGCTTTAAGTTAAGCTCTCCCGATGGCTTTGTCTCCCAAACCCCGCTCCCACTGGGAGGGTTTGGCATCAGTCGTTTTACCCTCGACCATGCGCTGGTGCGTAAAGGTGAGGCGCTGGGCGTGGAATTTCTTCCCGGTACAGAAGTCGCATCAGTCAATGCTATCGGCGACGGATTTGAAGTCGTGACCCGGAGCGGCGAAAAAAGGGTAAGTCCGGTTGTACTTGGCGCTTTTGGCAAACGCTCCGGATTAGACAGGGTGTTGGACCGCCCGTTTTTCCGGAAACGTTCGCCTTATCTGGGGATCAAATATCATATGAACTGGGACGTAGCTGATGACCTGGTCGAGTTACACACCTTCAGGGGTGGTTATTGTGGCGTCTCCAGGGTAGAGGAGGGCAGAACCAATGTTTGTTATATGATGGAAAGGTCGGTTTTTAAGGCTGCCGGCGGCATGGAAGGGGCGGAGAAAAAGGTTCTGGGGCAAAATCCCTGGCTTAGAGAAGTATTTGAAAATGGAAAACGCTTGTTTGACAAGCCTATTACCATCAATGAAATCTCTTTTGCACCCAAATCACGGGTTACAGATGGTATCATCATGATCGGGGATGCTGCGGGGATGATTACACCGCTATGCGGAAACGGAATGGCCATGGCGATACGCTCCGGTTGGATGGCAGCCCCCTGGGTGGAAAAATTTATTCGGCAAAAAATAAACCGTCAGCAAATGATTGAGGGTTATTCAAAGGAATGGAATGAAGAATTTCGTATGCGAATGTGGCTTGGAAGAAGACTGCAATCTGTTTTTGGAAATCCCTCCCTGACCAACCTGTCTGTGCGCTTCCTGGCAAAACAGCCGGATCTGCTCCAATCAATTGTTCGTCAAACACATGGAAAACCCTTTGGAAATGAAAATAAAGAATACGCCACTTTCCCATATTCAGCCCCGGTTTGA
- a CDS encoding methyltransferase domain-containing protein, which yields MKIKNTPLSHIQPRFDIRTQLPETMDDPSLSGDVLRSELDNLEKINQLLGGRKIVVDAIERVLDKKPMGKQPLSIADLGCGGGDILRVIATWAMKKGVPVQLYGLDFNETCIEYARAKSLKFPEIQYEKADVFSGEIPENSYDLVICSLFLHHFPDEQLPEIFHQLSRISRKAVIVNDLQRHWLPFLLFRMVTGLFRSPTVVRHDGLISIMRGFTRKELAERMSILNPVEWHIRWKWAFRFQLVFYTR from the coding sequence ATGAAAATAAAGAATACGCCACTTTCCCATATTCAGCCCCGGTTTGATATAAGAACACAACTCCCGGAAACGATGGATGACCCCTCGCTTTCGGGGGACGTTCTGCGTTCTGAACTTGACAATCTGGAAAAGATCAATCAGTTGCTGGGTGGAAGAAAAATTGTTGTTGATGCAATCGAGAGGGTGCTGGATAAGAAACCAATGGGCAAGCAACCGCTGTCTATTGCAGATCTGGGTTGTGGCGGTGGGGATATTCTCCGGGTAATCGCTACCTGGGCAATGAAGAAAGGGGTTCCTGTGCAACTTTATGGACTCGATTTTAACGAAACCTGTATAGAATATGCGCGTGCTAAATCCCTGAAATTTCCGGAGATTCAGTATGAAAAGGCAGACGTATTTTCAGGTGAGATTCCCGAAAACAGTTACGACCTGGTGATTTGCAGCTTGTTTTTGCATCATTTTCCCGACGAGCAATTGCCGGAGATTTTTCACCAGCTATCCCGAATCAGCCGAAAGGCTGTGATTGTCAATGATTTGCAGCGACATTGGTTGCCATTCCTTCTTTTTAGGATGGTTACCGGGTTATTTCGGTCGCCGACGGTCGTCAGGCACGATGGACTGATTTCTATTATGCGGGGTTTTACCCGAAAAGAGTTGGCGGAGAGAATGAGCATATTAAATCCCGTAGAATGGCATATCAGGTGGAAATGGGCTTTCCGTTTTCAGTTGGTGTTTTATACCAGGTGA